A part of Candidatus Deferrimicrobium sp. genomic DNA contains:
- a CDS encoding LEA type 2 family protein gives MRIVKRWILLLLFGALCLPASSCRPLLKEVFRAPKVRLVDIGIAGNPFVSRGPIDVVLHLAVNNPNSYALTVASVAYSATVGTRTVADGERTEEIRIEPSGETVVRVPVRLQTDVFADALRNVLEARVVSYEFNGSVSVVAPIVGVVRVPFSRTGTIDPMDILRRRGIGFN, from the coding sequence CTGCTGTTCGGGGCATTGTGCCTTCCCGCCTCCTCGTGCCGTCCCCTCCTGAAGGAGGTCTTCAGGGCTCCGAAGGTGCGGCTCGTCGACATCGGAATCGCCGGCAACCCCTTTGTATCCCGGGGCCCGATCGATGTGGTCCTTCATCTCGCGGTGAACAACCCGAATTCCTACGCCCTGACGGTGGCCAGCGTCGCCTACTCCGCGACGGTGGGAACCCGGACGGTGGCCGACGGGGAGCGGACCGAGGAGATTCGCATCGAGCCGTCCGGGGAAACGGTGGTCAGGGTGCCCGTGAGGCTGCAGACCGACGTCTTCGCCGACGCGCTGCGCAATGTGCTCGAGGCCCGGGTGGTCTCCTACGAGTTCAACGGCTCGGTGAGCGTGGTCGCCCCGATCGTCGGCGTGGTCCGGGTCCCCTTCTCGCGGACCGGGACGATCGACCCCATGGACATCCTCCGCAGGAGGGGGATCGGCTTCAATTGA